The Flectobacillus major DSM 103 genome has a window encoding:
- a CDS encoding RagB/SusD family nutrient uptake outer membrane protein, protein MKKLVYITLLSALFGLTSCDDQLDQKPVSSTTAESFYTNTNDFTQAINGVYSKLTSYPSQVLWLGEMRSDNLNVLHDGNRDWQGINDFSPNITTTGFISSAWNDNFNGIFNANSVLQALETKGSIITDATPKTRFTAETRFLRAFYYFQLVRTFGKVPLIEKPLTAVEVESVPRSNVSDIYKLIIADLEFASQNLPLSYTGANIGRATSNAAKGLLGLVYLTRSGPTYNIEGAGLASNEYDKALALFNEVIASNQYQLLPSYPSVFAYDNENNKEVIFDVQFMSSSNGAGFPSHLVPVAFWTGQGISNAYGNGYGASNFNVSKELRASYLTTSASDIRNTFNIQLSYSQPFIKKYIDLAKRGTNGRDWSINFIVLRYADILLLKAEAILKGAKGTQTEVDALVNQVRNRAGLPSIANVSFDALLEERRKEFLGEGIRWNDLVRSGNAITKMNAWIKNDGILTINPIIPEFLIYPVPATEIGTKVGLYQQNPGYN, encoded by the coding sequence ATGAAAAAATTAGTTTATATTACATTACTTTCGGCTCTCTTCGGACTTACATCCTGCGATGACCAACTAGATCAGAAACCTGTATCTAGTACAACAGCAGAAAGCTTTTATACCAATACCAACGATTTTACACAAGCTATAAATGGCGTTTATAGTAAATTAACATCTTATCCTAGTCAGGTTCTTTGGCTAGGTGAAATGCGAAGCGATAACCTCAATGTATTGCACGACGGTAATAGAGACTGGCAAGGTATTAATGACTTTTCGCCTAATATTACTACAACGGGCTTTATATCAAGTGCTTGGAATGATAATTTTAACGGAATTTTTAATGCTAATTCTGTGCTACAGGCTCTAGAAACTAAAGGGTCGATAATTACAGATGCAACACCTAAAACCCGATTTACGGCCGAAACACGTTTTCTAAGGGCTTTTTATTATTTTCAATTAGTTCGTACTTTTGGCAAAGTACCTTTGATAGAAAAACCCTTAACGGCTGTCGAAGTCGAATCTGTTCCTCGTAGCAATGTAAGCGATATTTATAAACTTATTATTGCCGACTTGGAGTTTGCCTCTCAAAACCTGCCTTTGTCTTATACAGGAGCCAATATTGGGCGTGCAACAAGCAATGCCGCCAAAGGATTGTTGGGCTTGGTATATTTAACTCGCTCTGGGCCAACGTATAATATAGAGGGTGCTGGCTTGGCTAGTAATGAATACGACAAAGCTCTTGCTCTTTTCAATGAAGTGATTGCAAGTAATCAATACCAATTATTACCTAGTTATCCTTCTGTTTTTGCCTACGATAACGAAAACAATAAGGAGGTGATTTTTGATGTACAATTTATGAGCTCTTCAAACGGTGCAGGGTTTCCTAGCCACCTAGTACCAGTTGCTTTTTGGACAGGACAGGGTATTTCTAACGCTTATGGCAATGGGTATGGTGCAAGCAATTTCAATGTTTCAAAAGAACTCAGAGCCTCGTACCTAACCACTAGTGCTTCAGATATAAGAAATACATTTAATATTCAATTGTCATATTCACAGCCTTTTATTAAAAAATACATTGATCTTGCCAAAAGGGGTACTAACGGACGAGATTGGTCTATCAATTTTATTGTATTGCGGTACGCCGATATTCTTTTATTAAAGGCCGAAGCTATTTTGAAAGGAGCAAAAGGAACTCAAACCGAAGTAGATGCCCTAGTTAATCAGGTAAGAAATCGGGCTGGTTTACCTAGTATTGCCAATGTAAGCTTTGATGCCCTTCTGGAGGAAAGAAGAAAAGAGTTTTTGGGTGAAGGTATCCGATGGAACGACCTTGTTCGTTCGGGCAATGCTATAACTAAAATGAATGCTTGGATAAAGAATGACGGAATCCTAACCATTAATCCTATTATCCCTGAATTTTTGATTTATCCTGTACCAGCTACCGAAATTGGTACAAAGGTAGGTTTATATCAGCAAAATCCAGGCTATAATTAA
- a CDS encoding glycosyl hydrolase, whose translation MKNLVKLIVYLCVYLMVVYSKAQTGITSWPTITQEAKPWTRWWWMGNAVDEPNLRWSLSEYAKVGLGGVEITPIYGAKGYENQYIDFLSEKWLEKVDFTTQTAQQFGMGVDLNLGTGWPFGGPQITPQNASSKLFLQQYQLKEGAYLQDKITVLQLSKQKYETSLQALTAYSKDGMIQIITDQVNAEGKLQWQAPKGDWTLYALFLGKTGQKVKRAAPAGEGWVMDHFSGIALKQYLNRFNDAFGQKLPAIRAFFNDSYEVYDANFTPDFIAEFQQRRGYDLRYYLREVFSEENDEKTARIKADFRATLSDLLLEKFMKPWVRWAHQHQKIIKNQAHGSPANILDLYAQADIPECETFGSSYFAITGLRRDTADIRKVHPEPLMPKFATSAAHVSGKKWVSSEAFTWLTEHFKTSLAQCKPEAEQLFLAGANHIFFHGTTYSPQNILWPGWMFYAGVNFSPNNTFWPHLSGLTHYIARCQAILQDGQPDNELLVYWPIHDIWHKKSDLLQQIRVHEVNDWLYPEAFYRVVSLLHKQGYATDFISDKLLQNAVVKNGQIITSNFGNTYKAIVVPSTQKMPIETFMQLIDLANRGATVIFEDLPQSVPGFGHWLERENQLKNLDKGQITITKQIVEVLTRKRIEAETLVETGLQFIRRRNKKGVVYYLVNHTSNTIEGNIPLNSCSVLVSILDPQTGNIGKAKSYFSQNKTFVKLKLRSGESLFLQTYSKNQPIPAWSYDEEQKPIQIQGKWTIDFREGGPILPQKIQIDTLKLWTDLSDEAMQNYSGAGGYSIYFELNKTAKDYYLDLGKLAESAEVFVNKKSAGIVWSVPSRLKIGYLLKNGRNFLQIEVRNLMANRIRYMDKNKEIWRNYHEINFVNAHYQPFDASNWRIMDAGLAGPVTLIPCK comes from the coding sequence ATGAAGAATTTAGTAAAATTAATAGTATATCTTTGTGTTTATCTAATGGTTGTTTATTCCAAAGCACAAACGGGTATTACTTCTTGGCCAACTATTACCCAAGAAGCAAAACCTTGGACTCGCTGGTGGTGGATGGGCAATGCAGTAGATGAACCAAACCTTCGTTGGAGCCTTTCCGAATATGCTAAAGTGGGCTTGGGAGGTGTCGAAATTACACCTATTTATGGAGCAAAAGGCTACGAAAATCAATATATTGATTTTTTGTCGGAAAAATGGCTTGAAAAAGTAGATTTTACCACTCAGACAGCCCAGCAGTTTGGCATGGGTGTTGACCTCAATTTAGGAACTGGTTGGCCCTTTGGTGGCCCACAAATAACGCCACAAAATGCTTCTTCCAAGCTTTTTTTACAGCAATATCAATTAAAAGAAGGAGCATATTTACAAGACAAAATAACGGTATTACAACTGTCTAAACAAAAATACGAGACATCGTTACAGGCCCTAACAGCCTATTCAAAAGATGGTATGATCCAAATTATTACCGACCAAGTAAATGCCGAAGGAAAGTTGCAGTGGCAAGCTCCCAAAGGTGATTGGACATTATATGCTCTATTTTTAGGAAAAACTGGGCAGAAAGTAAAACGAGCTGCCCCCGCAGGTGAAGGCTGGGTTATGGATCACTTTTCAGGAATAGCCTTAAAACAGTATTTAAATCGCTTTAATGATGCTTTTGGTCAAAAATTACCTGCTATTCGAGCTTTTTTCAACGATAGCTATGAGGTGTACGATGCCAACTTTACACCTGATTTTATAGCCGAATTTCAACAACGTCGTGGGTATGATTTACGTTATTATCTCAGAGAAGTATTCTCGGAGGAAAATGATGAAAAAACTGCTCGAATAAAAGCTGATTTCCGAGCTACACTGTCAGATTTGCTCCTCGAAAAGTTTATGAAACCATGGGTTCGATGGGCACATCAGCACCAAAAGATTATTAAAAACCAAGCTCATGGCTCGCCTGCCAATATTTTGGACTTATACGCTCAGGCCGATATTCCCGAATGTGAAACTTTTGGGTCGAGTTATTTTGCTATTACTGGCTTGAGAAGAGATACCGCCGATATTCGGAAGGTACACCCCGAACCTTTGATGCCCAAATTTGCTACTTCAGCGGCACATGTAAGTGGTAAAAAATGGGTTTCTTCGGAGGCTTTTACTTGGCTGACAGAACATTTTAAAACTTCGCTTGCACAATGTAAACCCGAAGCCGAGCAGCTTTTTTTGGCAGGAGCGAATCATATTTTCTTTCATGGTACAACCTATTCTCCCCAAAATATTCTTTGGCCTGGTTGGATGTTTTATGCAGGTGTTAATTTTTCGCCCAATAATACTTTTTGGCCGCACCTTTCAGGTTTAACTCATTACATTGCTCGCTGTCAGGCAATCTTGCAGGACGGCCAACCCGACAACGAACTATTGGTATATTGGCCTATTCATGATATTTGGCACAAAAAAAGTGATTTATTACAACAAATTAGGGTGCATGAAGTAAACGACTGGCTCTATCCAGAGGCCTTTTATCGTGTAGTTTCTCTTTTGCATAAACAAGGATATGCTACTGATTTTATATCTGATAAGTTATTACAAAATGCAGTTGTCAAAAATGGGCAAATAATTACCTCTAATTTTGGCAATACCTATAAGGCTATTGTTGTGCCTAGTACCCAAAAAATGCCTATCGAAACATTCATGCAGTTAATTGACTTGGCCAATCGGGGGGCTACTGTTATTTTTGAGGACTTACCACAAAGTGTTCCGGGTTTTGGGCATTGGTTAGAAAGAGAAAATCAATTAAAAAATCTTGACAAAGGACAAATAACCATTACTAAACAAATTGTAGAAGTACTTACTAGAAAACGTATTGAGGCCGAAACACTTGTTGAAACGGGCTTACAGTTTATTCGGCGACGAAATAAAAAGGGAGTCGTGTATTATTTGGTCAATCATACCAGTAATACAATAGAAGGTAATATTCCACTCAATAGCTGTAGCGTATTGGTAAGTATTTTAGACCCACAAACGGGAAATATAGGTAAAGCGAAATCGTATTTTAGTCAAAACAAAACCTTTGTTAAACTCAAATTACGTTCAGGAGAAAGCCTTTTTTTACAAACATATTCCAAAAATCAGCCAATACCTGCATGGAGTTATGATGAAGAACAAAAGCCCATCCAAATACAAGGAAAATGGACTATTGATTTTAGAGAGGGAGGGCCTATTTTGCCACAAAAAATTCAGATAGACACGCTCAAATTATGGACAGACTTGTCGGATGAAGCTATGCAAAACTATTCGGGTGCTGGTGGATATTCCATATATTTTGAACTTAACAAAACGGCTAAAGATTATTATTTAGATTTAGGGAAATTAGCTGAAAGTGCAGAAGTGTTTGTCAATAAAAAATCCGCTGGAATAGTTTGGAGTGTGCCAAGTCGTTTAAAAATAGGATATTTGCTGAAAAATGGACGAAATTTTCTTCAGATAGAAGTACGTAATTTGATGGCCAATCGGATAAGATATATGGACAAAAACAAAGAAATTTGGCGAAATTACCACGAAATCAACTTTGTAAATGCCCATTATCAACCTTTCGATGCTAGTAACTGGCGTATAATGGATGCTGGTTTGGCGGGTCCTGTAACCTTGATTCCTTGTAAGTGA
- a CDS encoding arylsulfatase, with the protein MKKIVLSLILTLLGIRITTAQTLPKTTKTRPNIVLIVADDLGFGDVGFNGQQLIKTPNIDRLASQGMKFSQFYAGTSVCAPSRSALISGLHTGHTYIRGNKGVQPEGQEPIADSVLTVAEVLKKAGYITGAFGKWGLGPVGSEGDPNKQGFDQFFGYNCQTLAHRYYPNHLWNNAEKIVLEANENLVKNKIYAPDLIQNKALDFIESQRNGKPFFLFLPYILPHAELIVPEDSIFQYYKGKFAEKPFKGHDYGPKATVGGYASQEYPHAAFAAMVTRLDWYVGQVVAKLKEKGLDKNTIIVFSSDNGPHVEGGADPSFFKSSGKFKGVKRDLYEGGIREPFIVTWPNVIKPNSKSDHIGAFWDLLPTFAELGGVSIPKGIDGISFASLLTGKGKQRQHNYLYWEFHEQGGKQAIRQGKWKAIRLNAIDNPDGPVELYDLEKDPSEAQDLANQYPEKAKELGDLIKRSHRPSALFPFYRTTK; encoded by the coding sequence ATGAAAAAAATAGTATTGAGTCTGATTTTGACTTTATTAGGTATACGCATTACTACTGCTCAGACACTCCCAAAAACAACTAAAACTCGTCCAAATATTGTACTGATTGTAGCCGACGATCTGGGCTTCGGCGATGTTGGTTTTAATGGGCAGCAGCTTATCAAAACGCCCAACATAGACCGTTTAGCATCGCAGGGTATGAAGTTTTCACAATTTTATGCTGGCACATCAGTGTGTGCACCTTCTCGCTCGGCTTTAATTTCGGGCTTGCATACTGGGCATACTTATATCCGAGGCAACAAAGGCGTACAGCCTGAAGGACAAGAACCTATTGCCGATTCTGTGTTAACTGTAGCCGAAGTTTTGAAAAAAGCAGGTTATATTACGGGTGCATTTGGTAAATGGGGGCTGGGGCCGGTGGGTTCGGAAGGCGACCCCAACAAGCAAGGATTTGACCAGTTTTTTGGGTATAACTGCCAAACATTAGCACACCGCTATTACCCCAATCATTTATGGAATAATGCCGAAAAAATAGTGCTAGAGGCCAACGAGAATTTGGTAAAGAATAAAATTTATGCCCCAGATTTAATTCAAAATAAGGCATTAGATTTTATAGAATCACAGAGAAATGGAAAACCATTTTTCTTGTTTTTACCTTATATATTACCTCATGCAGAGCTGATTGTACCAGAAGATAGTATTTTTCAATATTATAAAGGAAAGTTTGCTGAAAAGCCTTTCAAAGGACATGATTATGGCCCCAAAGCAACTGTTGGAGGGTATGCTTCTCAGGAATATCCTCATGCAGCTTTTGCTGCTATGGTTACTCGATTAGACTGGTATGTGGGGCAAGTGGTGGCCAAACTAAAAGAAAAAGGACTAGACAAAAATACTATTATTGTTTTTTCAAGCGACAACGGCCCTCATGTTGAAGGAGGGGCTGACCCTAGTTTTTTCAAAAGTAGTGGGAAATTTAAGGGGGTAAAGCGTGATTTGTATGAAGGTGGTATTCGAGAGCCTTTTATAGTTACTTGGCCGAATGTTATCAAACCTAATTCTAAAAGTGATCATATTGGTGCTTTTTGGGATTTGTTACCAACTTTTGCAGAATTGGGTGGAGTATCTATTCCTAAAGGTATAGATGGTATTTCGTTTGCTTCGTTGTTGACTGGCAAGGGTAAACAGCGTCAGCATAATTATTTGTACTGGGAATTTCATGAACAGGGAGGAAAGCAGGCCATTCGTCAAGGGAAATGGAAGGCTATTCGCCTGAATGCTATTGATAATCCTGACGGCCCTGTTGAATTATATGATTTGGAAAAAGATCCAAGTGAAGCTCAAGATTTGGCTAACCAGTACCCTGAAAAAGCCAAAGAATTGGGCGATCTTATTAAAAGGTCGCATCGGCCATCGGCATTATTTCCTTTTTATAGAACCACTAAATAG
- a CDS encoding SusD/RagB family nutrient-binding outer membrane lipoprotein — MTIKNIFKGVITLAMATSLSACQNELEKINKNPNESTTAQPEYLLANAIKANADLLLGSDASMETTTLFVQHWAKIQYTDVDKYVVNPTNVQNIWTNYYTQSLNDYAEVIKIGQKTNNPNYQAVGLILQSWSFQILTELYGNIPYSQALNIDQYLTPQYDEQKDVYAGVLANLKKASDLIDLNSNPIKGDVIYNGNLSRWKKFANSLRLRVALRIADRDPQTAKTVIAEVASNKNNLIASNDEIAQLAYLASPNQNPVARDRETRDDYRVSKSVIDKLVSLNDPRLGIFANKTADATPAGYIGVTNGLPADSASRLGFSKTSKLGDYFTAATTPAIFLTYSEVLFNLSEAAQRGFISDNAEALYKQAITASLQQFKVGTADIAQYLTQTSVAYDATNYKKSIGEQKWLALFSQGQEAYTEWRRLDYPKLKPAYAGVLNGSFPLRLTYPTGEQALNTANYKAAVAKQGTDNLLTKLWFDVF, encoded by the coding sequence ATGACTATCAAAAATATATTCAAAGGTGTAATTACTTTGGCAATGGCTACTTCGCTGAGTGCTTGCCAAAATGAATTAGAAAAAATCAATAAAAACCCCAACGAGTCTACAACAGCTCAGCCCGAGTACCTTTTGGCCAATGCTATCAAAGCTAATGCTGACTTGTTATTAGGGTCGGATGCCTCAATGGAAACTACCACTTTGTTTGTACAACACTGGGCCAAAATCCAATATACAGATGTTGACAAATATGTAGTAAACCCTACCAATGTCCAAAATATTTGGACCAACTATTATACCCAAAGCCTCAATGATTATGCCGAGGTAATTAAGATTGGCCAAAAAACCAACAACCCTAATTATCAAGCTGTGGGTTTGATTCTACAGTCTTGGTCTTTCCAAATTCTGACAGAGTTGTACGGCAATATTCCATATAGCCAAGCCCTTAATATAGACCAATACCTAACACCACAATACGACGAACAAAAAGATGTATATGCGGGCGTTTTGGCCAACTTAAAAAAAGCTTCTGACCTTATCGACCTCAATAGCAATCCTATTAAAGGCGATGTGATTTATAATGGTAACTTGTCGAGATGGAAAAAATTTGCCAACTCTTTGCGTTTGCGTGTAGCATTGCGTATTGCCGACCGTGACCCACAAACAGCCAAAACCGTTATAGCCGAAGTAGCCAGCAATAAAAATAACCTGATTGCCAGCAACGACGAAATAGCTCAATTGGCTTATTTGGCATCGCCCAATCAAAACCCTGTAGCTCGTGACCGTGAAACCCGCGATGATTATCGTGTAAGTAAATCTGTTATTGATAAATTGGTAAGCTTGAATGACCCACGTCTGGGTATTTTTGCCAACAAAACAGCCGATGCCACTCCAGCAGGGTATATTGGTGTTACCAATGGATTACCAGCCGATTCAGCTTCACGTTTGGGTTTCTCAAAAACTTCTAAATTAGGTGACTATTTTACAGCGGCTACTACGCCTGCTATTTTCTTGACCTACTCAGAAGTACTTTTCAACCTTAGCGAGGCGGCACAACGAGGCTTTATTAGCGACAATGCCGAGGCTCTGTACAAACAAGCTATTACAGCTTCTTTACAACAATTTAAGGTTGGTACAGCCGATATTGCACAATACCTAACCCAAACTTCGGTGGCTTATGATGCTACTAATTACAAAAAATCTATTGGTGAACAAAAATGGCTCGCTTTATTTAGCCAAGGTCAGGAAGCTTATACCGAGTGGAGACGCTTGGATTATCCAAAATTGAAGCCTGCTTATGCTGGTGTACTCAATGGCTCGTTTCCTTTACGCCTTACATACCCAACTGGCGAACAAGCCCTTAATACTGCCAATTATAAAGCGGCTGTTGCCAAACAAGGAACAGACAACCTGTTGACCAAGCTGTGGTTTGATGTATTTTAA